Proteins encoded together in one Triticum dicoccoides isolate Atlit2015 ecotype Zavitan chromosome 7B, WEW_v2.0, whole genome shotgun sequence window:
- the LOC119338019 gene encoding cyclin-dependent kinase B2-1-like, with the protein MAMLQHQNQGAAAPMTTTGGGLRAMDLYEKLEKVGEGTYGKVYKAREKATGRIVALKKTRLPEDDEGVPPTALREVSLLRMLSQDPHVVRLLDLKQGQNKEGQTILYLVFEYMDTDLKKFIRGHRQNHEKIPAHTVKILMYQLCKGVAFCHGRGVLHRDLKPHNLLMDRKTMALKIADLGLSRAFTVPLKKYTHEILTLWYRAPEVLLGATHYSTPVDMWSVGCIFAELITTTALFPGDSEVQQLLHIFKLLGTPNEDVWPGVGKLPNWHEYPQWNVSKLSSVIPSLDADGIDLLEKMLQYEPAKRISAKKAMEHPYFDDVDKALY; encoded by the exons ATGGCGATGCTCCAGCACCAGAACCAGGGGGCAGCGGCGCCGATGACCACCACGGGCGGCGGGCTGCGCGCCATGGACCTCTACGAGAAGCTGGAGAAGGTCGGGGAGGGCACCTACGGGAAGGTGTACAAGGCCCGGGAGAAGGCGACGGGCCGGATCGTGGCGCTCAAGAAGACGCGCCTCCCGGAGGACGACGAGGGCGTGCCCCCCACGGCGCTCAGGGAGGTCTCGCTGCTGCGGATGCTGTCGCAGGACCCGCACGTCGTGCGCCTGCTCGATCTCAAGCAGGGCCAGAACAAGGAGGGCCAGACCATCCTCTACCTCGTCTTCGAGTACATGGACACCGACCTCAAGAAGTTCATCCGCGGCCACCGCCAGAACCACGAGAAGATCCCCGCCCACACCGTCAAG ATCTTGATGTACCAGCTCTGCAAGGGCGTGGCTTTCTGCCACGGACGCGGTGTCCTGCACCGTGACCTCAAGCCACACAACCTGCTCATGGACCGCAAGACCATGGCTCTCAAGATCGCCGATCTTGGGCTCAGTCGTGCCTTCACGGTTCCTCTCAAGAAGTACACACACGAG ATCCTTACTCTGTGGTACAGAGCTCCGGAGGTCCTTCTTGGCGCCACACACTACTCAACGCCGGTTGACATGTGGTCTGTGGGCTGCATATTTG CTGAATTGATCACTACCACGGCACTTTTCCCTGGAGACTCTGAGGTGCAGCAGCTCCTGCACATTTTCAA GTTGCTGGGCACTCCAAATGAGGATGTCTGGCCAGGAGTAGGCAAACTCCCGAACTGGCATGAGTACCCTCAGTGGAATGTCTCAAAGCTGTCTTCTGTCATTCCTAGTCTCGATGCCGATGGTATTGATCTGCTTGAG AAAATGCTGCAGTATGAGCCGGCAAAGCGGATCTCTGCGAAGAAGGCCATGGAGCACCCATACTTCGATGATGTGGACAAGGCGCTGTACTGA